The nucleotide sequence ACAGTCCGAACGCCGCGATCGTGATGGTGATGAGGATGAAGATGGCCGTTGGACGGAGCCCGGGCCACGTGACGTGCACGAACTGCTGCCAGCGGGTGGCCCCGTCGAGCGACGCGGCCTCGTAGAGCTCCGCCGGGATCGTCTGCAGTCCCGACAACCAGATGATCATGTGGAAGCCCATCGCCTGCCAGATCGACATCACGATGATGGCGAACAGCGACCAGTTCGGGTCGCCCAGCCAGTCGGGCCCCGCGATGCCGATCCGGGCGAGCATGGTGTTGATCAGCCCGTCCTTCTGGTACATGAACATCCACAGCATCGACACGACGACGATCGAGGTCACGACCGGGAGGAAGTACACCGTCCGGAAGAAGGTAGTCCCCCGCGTGCGTGTGTTGACGAGGAGGGCGACCCCCAGCGCGATGGCCGACTGCACAGGGACGATGACGACGGTGAAGATGATCGTGTTGCGCAGCGACGCCCAGAAGGTGTCGTCGGTGAAGAGGTTGCTGAAGTTCTCGAGACCGATGAAGCGACCGGGCTCGGGTGAGATCAGCCGCGTGTTCGTGAACGCGAGGATGAAGGTCAGGATGATCGGAATGATGAGGAAGGTCAGGATCAGCACGGCCGCCGGCAGGAACATCACCAACGCCGTCGCGCTCTCCTTTCCTCGGCCTCGTCGCCGGCCCTTCGAGGGCCCGGGCCGGGTCGCCTCCCCTGGCTCGGCCAGGGGCGGGGACAATGTCGTGCTGCTCACCGCTTACTCCTTGTCAGGTCTCGTCGCCGGCGTCAGCCCTGGTAGGCGTTCTGCTTCTGGTTCGCGTCGATGTCCTTGACCGCCTGGTCGAGGGTCTTCTGCGGGTCCGCTCCGTCGAGGAGCTGCTGGGTGGCCTCGGCGAAGGCGGACGAGATGAAGGGGTAGCCGGGCGTGACGGGCCGCACGACAGCATTGGCCTTGGAGAACTGGCGGAAGACGTCGTTCACTCCGCCGGGCTCGTAGCCGGGAACCAGTTCGGCCGCTGCGTCGGTCGCCGGGATGGTGCCCGTGGCCTCGCTGACCGATGCGACGTACTCGTCCTGCGCCGCGAACTCCAGGTACGCGAGCGCACCCTCGGGATCGGAGCATCCGCTGGACATGCCCCACTGCCAGGAGCCGCCACCGATCTTCGGGCCCTGCCCGAGATCCACGGACGGCAGGAACAGCGCGTCGTCGCCGAATGCGTCGCGGACCTTCTCGGCGGCCCAGCTGCCGGCGTACATGATGGCCGTCTTGCCGTTGATGAAGTCCGCGGTCTGGTCCGTTCCCGACTTCGCGGCGATGTAGCCGTTCGACACCAGCCCCTGGAACCAGTTCGCCCACTCGAGTGCCTCGGGCCCGTTGAGGACGCCGTCCGCGCTCTCGTAGGTGGTGCGGTCGATCAGGTCTCCGCCGGCGCTCTGCAGGAAGGGCGAGTAGGCGTACGGGTACCACTCGCCGGTCGACGAGGTCGCGAAGTCCGCGGGGTAGGCGTAGGA is from Tessaracoccus palaemonis and encodes:
- a CDS encoding carbohydrate ABC transporter permease, with the protein product MSSTTLSPPLAEPGEATRPGPSKGRRRGRGKESATALVMFLPAAVLILTFLIIPIILTFILAFTNTRLISPEPGRFIGLENFSNLFTDDTFWASLRNTIIFTVVIVPVQSAIALGVALLVNTRTRGTTFFRTVYFLPVVTSIVVVSMLWMFMYQKDGLINTMLARIGIAGPDWLGDPNWSLFAIIVMSIWQAMGFHMIIWLSGLQTIPAELYEAASLDGATRWQQFVHVTWPGLRPTAIFILITITIAAFGLFSQVNIMTQGGPLGSTTTLVFMAVRSGFERQQTGYASAISLVFFVLVLIVTVIQMLLTREKSEKKGARS
- a CDS encoding sugar ABC transporter substrate-binding protein; its protein translation is MKKSTRVAAVSVMTAAALLGLAGCAKGGASGDAASGTITLWTHNAGNEAELAAIQKIVDDFNASQEGHTVSLQAFPQESYNESVTAAAASKKLPCILDIDGPNVPSWAWAGYLAPIDELTDRLADFLPSTVGTYEDKTYSYGFYDVALTMVTRKSTLDDNGIRVPTPDKPWTKDEFDHALETLKATGSYAYPADFATSSTGEWYPYAYSPFLQSAGGDLIDRTTYESADGVLNGPEALEWANWFQGLVSNGYIAAKSGTDQTADFINGKTAIMYAGSWAAEKVRDAFGDDALFLPSVDLGQGPKIGGGSWQWGMSSGCSDPEGALAYLEFAAQDEYVASVSEATGTIPATDAAAELVPGYEPGGVNDVFRQFSKANAVVRPVTPGYPFISSAFAEATQQLLDGADPQKTLDQAVKDIDANQKQNAYQG